A genomic stretch from Georgenia muralis includes:
- the cysS gene encoding cysteine--tRNA ligase, with product MSLRLYDSATRSVRPFEPVEPGSVGIYLCGATVQGSPHIGHMRSSIAFDVLARWLRRGGLDVTLVRNVTDIDDKILAKSAEAGVPWWAWAYRFEQEFTAAYDALGVARPTYEPRATGHVTEMVELIDRLVERGHAYTGETGNVYFDVRSLPEYGSLTRQTLENLTPTEDGDTEPDKRDPRDFALWKAPRPGEPATAAWPTSYGRGRPGWHLECSAMSQRYLGQTFDIHGGGIDLRFPHHENEQAQSHGAGYGFARYWVHHAWVTIGGEKMSKSLGNSLVVSALLEHTPAVVLRYAIGTVHHRSTVEFSEVTLAEAATAWERFSGFVTRAVEVVGEVPAEEVAALGRAELPAPFVEAMDDDLNLAAAMAVVHEHLRAGNTALAEDDHAAARGAQLSVRGMLDVLGLDPLAQPWRTGAGAAGSAEHEALDALVSTVLAERVEARQAKDWARADALRDQLAAAGIVVEDSNAGARWQLKGKN from the coding sequence GTGAGCCTGCGCCTGTACGACTCCGCCACCCGGTCGGTGCGTCCCTTCGAACCCGTCGAGCCGGGGTCGGTGGGCATCTACCTGTGCGGCGCGACGGTCCAGGGCTCGCCCCACATCGGCCACATGCGCTCCTCGATCGCGTTCGACGTCCTCGCCCGCTGGCTGCGCCGCGGCGGGCTCGACGTGACCCTGGTCCGCAACGTCACCGACATCGACGACAAGATCCTCGCGAAGTCCGCCGAGGCCGGCGTGCCCTGGTGGGCCTGGGCGTACCGGTTCGAGCAGGAGTTCACCGCTGCCTACGACGCCCTCGGCGTCGCCCGACCCACCTACGAGCCCCGGGCCACCGGCCACGTCACCGAGATGGTCGAGCTCATCGACCGGCTCGTCGAGCGCGGTCACGCGTACACCGGTGAGACGGGGAACGTGTACTTCGACGTGCGCTCCCTGCCGGAGTACGGCTCGCTCACCCGGCAGACGCTGGAGAACCTCACGCCCACCGAGGACGGCGACACCGAGCCCGACAAGCGTGACCCGCGCGACTTCGCCCTGTGGAAGGCACCCCGCCCCGGCGAGCCGGCCACCGCGGCCTGGCCCACGTCCTACGGCCGCGGCCGGCCGGGCTGGCACCTGGAGTGCTCGGCCATGTCCCAGCGCTACCTCGGGCAGACCTTCGACATCCACGGCGGCGGGATCGACCTGCGCTTCCCCCACCACGAGAACGAGCAGGCCCAGTCCCACGGCGCGGGGTACGGCTTCGCCCGGTACTGGGTCCACCACGCCTGGGTGACCATCGGGGGGGAGAAGATGAGCAAGTCGCTCGGCAACTCCCTCGTCGTGTCCGCCCTCCTCGAGCACACCCCTGCCGTCGTCCTGCGCTACGCCATCGGGACGGTCCACCACCGCTCCACCGTCGAGTTCTCCGAGGTCACCCTCGCCGAGGCGGCGACGGCGTGGGAGCGGTTCTCCGGGTTCGTCACCCGGGCCGTGGAGGTGGTGGGGGAGGTCCCCGCCGAGGAGGTCGCGGCCCTGGGCCGCGCCGAGCTCCCGGCACCGTTCGTCGAGGCGATGGACGACGACCTCAACCTCGCCGCCGCCATGGCGGTGGTGCACGAGCACCTGCGGGCCGGCAACACCGCCCTCGCCGAGGACGACCACGCCGCCGCCCGTGGTGCCCAGCTCAGCGTCCGGGGGATGCTCGACGTCCTCGGCCTGGACCCGCTGGCCCAGCCGTGGCGCACCGGCGCCGGGGCCGCCGGCTCCGCCGAGCACGAGGCCCTCGACGCCCTCGTGTCCACCGTCCTGGCCGAGCGGGTCGAGGCCCGCCAGGCGAAGGACTGGGCCCGGGCGGACGCCCTGCGCGACCAGCTGGCCGCCGCGGGCATCGTCGTCGAGGACTCCAACGCCGGCGCACGCTGGCAGCTGAAGGGAAAGAACTGA